From the genome of Coriobacteriia bacterium:
ATCGGGGCGACCTCGAAACTCTATGCGCGTCTGAAAGGTTTGTGGCCGGAGTTGTTCTATTGGATCGTCAGTTCCGATGTCCGCAAGGTGCAAGGTCGCTAACTGCAGTTCGGGATGCGATGTCTGGTGCTGTGTAAATTGACAAGGTAAACGCAATTCGGGGGGTGCGGACGTTTTTCTGGACTTTTTAGGCCGCCATACTGAGGCTTTGCCGATATTCCATGGGACTCAGTCCCCCTAAAGACATCTTAATACGCTTCGTATTGTACCA
Proteins encoded in this window:
- a CDS encoding IS3 family transposase is translated as WYNTKRIKMSLGGLSPMEYRQSLSMAA